From Chaetodon trifascialis isolate fChaTrf1 chromosome 1, fChaTrf1.hap1, whole genome shotgun sequence, one genomic window encodes:
- the LOC139335356 gene encoding potassium-transporting ATPase subunit beta-like, with protein MAALKEKRTCGQRCEDFGHFVWNSDNGTLMGRTPEKWVYISLYYVAFYVVMTSLFSLAIWTLMYTLDPYTPDYQDRLSSPGVMVWPDTYGEENVDISYNISDKASWMKMVNILQGFLKPYNDTMQLECNRYNCTKGKYFIQDTFSAPNHTKWACPFTQSMLGACSGLEDPTFGYNCTMPCVIIKMNRIINFLPSNQTRGPPYVNCTVLDGQANVANITYFPEGGRMDLSYFPYYGKKAQPSYVNPLVAVRFSLVGEMEASIQCRVVSEKIGYQNIHDPYEGKVIFSLKAVK; from the exons ATGGCTGCCTTGAAGGAGAAGAGGACTTGTGGGCAGCGATGTGAAGATTTTGGCCATTTTGTCTGGAACTCCGACAATGGGACGTTGATGGGACGAACACCAGAGAAATGGG TGTACATCAGTCTGTATTATGTGGCCTTCTACGTGGTGATGACGTCCCTCTTTTCTCTGGCCATCTGGACCCTCATGTACACCTTGGATCCGTACACCCCTGACTACCAAGACCGACTAAGTTCTCCGG GGGTGATGGTGTGGCCGGACACTTACGGAGAGGAAAATGTTGACATCTCCTACAACATATCAGACAAGGCCAGCTGGATGAAGATGGTCAACATCCTTCAAGGGTTCCTCAAGC CCTACAATGACACCATGCAGCTTGAATGTAACAGGTACAACTGCACTAAGGGAAAGTACTTCATCCAGGACACCTTCTCTGCCCCCAACCACACCAAGTGGGCATGTCCCTTCAcgcaaagcatgctgggagcctGCTCAGGACTTGAGGACCCAACCTTTGGCTACAACTGCACAATGCCTTGTGTCATAATTAAGATGAACAGG ATCATTAACTTCTTGCCTTCTAATCAGACGAGGGGGCCCCCATATGTCAACTGCACTGTACTG gatGGACAAGCCAACGTCGCCAACATCACGTACTTCCCTGAAGGGGGGCGTATGGATCTCTCTTACTTCCCTTACTATGGAAAAAAGGCACAG CCTTCTTATGTCAACCCATTGGTGGCCGTTCGCTTCAGCCTGGTTGGAGAAATGGAAGCGAGCATCCAGTGCAGAGTGGTCTCCGAAAAGATCGGCTACCAAAACATCCACGATCCCTACGAGGGAAAGGTCATCTTCTCCCTCAAAGCAGTGAAATGA